Below is a window of Sylvia atricapilla isolate bSylAtr1 chromosome 17, bSylAtr1.pri, whole genome shotgun sequence DNA.
CATCTGACGGGATCATTCCTTACAATTAGCAGCAGTTTTCAGGCCCCACCCTGCATTTTGCTCTGTAAGGAATCCAACAGCTTTTATCCAACCCCAAAAATACTGCAAGAACAGGAAAGCCCTCAGGGCCTTTCCAGAGGCAAGTTTTGGGGGTGCTGATGTGGCCCTCAGCCTGTTGTGGCTCAACTGGGGGCAAGCTGTTGAGTTTCTTAACACACAGAACatcagcaggaacaggagcaggtTTTGGACATCAGGTAAGGCCACGAGGATTGAGGATTGGAGCAAAACTAAAAGCCTTGTTTCCTGGCATCAGGTGGACATCCCAGACAGACCCATTTGCCCCCAGACACTGTGGGATTTAGCAGGGGATGTAACTTTTCCTAAagccaaagcagcagaggaCTCCTGGACACACAGGCAGGACAAAGATCCCTTTCCTGTAGTTCACCTGGATGCAGAACTACCTCTCACTTCAGTGGCCTCCTGGTTAAGAGCCATGTGCCCCTTTGGACAGGAATCTACCTGAGCAAATCACTTCATGGCAGAGCAAAGCACTTAAAGCCAATACCTGTTTTTCTGTCATGTCTATGTCATATTTCTGGACCCATTTCtgaatttccatttctgctttgcACTTTTCCTGAAACACAAAAGATCAGATCCTTGCAGACATCTGAGGCCTGGTAAGAAGTGTCCTGAGTGAGAAAATAGGGAAATTTTGAGCCACAGCATCATTATATCTGAATGTTTCACCTCCTCTCTGGGACAAGCTTTCCTCAGCTGACACATTTGTGGTTTGCCCTGGTTTGAGGATTCTCCTGGGACATTCCCAAAGGGCTTTATTTGGTTTGCAGCATGGACCTAGGGAGCTGAACAGATCCTGGAAGTTGCTTTCTGCAGGAGGAAATGAACGTGTCTGATGGAATGTGGCAAGTCATTGACAAACTGAGGCAAGCAGCCTGAAACTGAAGCAAGAGAGAACTGCAAAACATGAATGTGGGACAGAAAGTACTCAGAAGCTGgtgccttttaaaataaagagatCTTTCTGGCTGTAAAACAGTTTAGCAGTGGCTGTATTGCTGTACAACCTGGGGCAGTTTACCTCCAGCTTTGGATGTGTGCTCTGTGCAATCATTCCTGCTCCATTTCCTGTGTGGCACTGCCCCAGGATGTCCCAAGGGCTCCCAGGACATCACGAGGTACCACCTGAGCTATTTAGACCACAAGTACAACTTGTACTTGCTGAGGAAAGGAGGCCTCTGTGGTCAGTAAATGCATCTGCTGGGGTGCTGGAATAAGCTGAGCTCTCCACAGGCAGCCTACTgtggcaggaactgcagcagaaaCTGCCTGACACAGCCACTCTGCCAAAGATTTTGGGGGTTGTACTGCAGCTCTAACTTGAGTTTGATGTTTTGTCAGTGTCCAGCCCTTCATGCTGCACCACCCAAAGCAAGAGTGACGGATGCCCCATCACCATGTGAGCTTCCTGCCCATGGGAGGCTGTGCTAGTTTGGAGAGAATACTCAGGATGAgcaaaatgagaaggaaaatgccttttttccagTTCTCAATTCTGTGTCTCCAGTGTGttctgctcagggcagagctgttgCTACAGGGGCCTGAGCCTGCCTGCTGGTCTCATTCCTCCTTTTGTatctgctcagcctggggacaaggactttggggtgctgctgggtgagggCTGGACCTACCCCAGCCCTGAACCCCCCCatgccctggctgagcccccagtgtgggcagcaggggagggggagatTCTGCCCCTTtgccccacctgcagagctgcctccagccctggggccagcacaggaaggatctggagctgctggagagagtctatagagatgctccaagggctggagcccctctgctctggagccaggctgggagagctgggggtgctcacctggagaggagaaggctccagggagagctcagagcccctgccagggcctaaaggggctccaggagagctggagagggactggggacaagggctggagggacaggacacagggaatggcttcccactgccagagggcagggctgggtgggagattgggcaggaattgttccctggcagggtgggcaggccctggcacagggtgcccagagcagctgtggctgcccctggatccctggcagtgcccaaggccaggctggacagggcttggagcagcctggaacggtggaagatgtccctgcccatggcagtggtaGGACTGATGGGCTTAAAAGTACCTTCCCACCCAAACTATTCTGAGATGCTTTTATGAAATCACATTTCCCCCTCATTCAGCCCAGCCTGACTCCTTGGCTTGTCTGTTCTGCCAAGATGGGCAGAGCAGGACCTTCTGAGCCCTCAGCATCAGCCCTATATCACCTTGAACACTAAATCAGCCCTAAAAGATGCCTTCTACCAAGCCAATATCGTTTGCTCTGCTCCCCCTACAGCAGATCCCTGGTTTCTCACTCATCCCGCAcctgtcctgccccagccttgctgctctgagctctgcccagtgtcacagcacagTGTGAAGGTGTTCCCAGAGCCGAGGCAGGCGGCAGGAGCAGGACCTGTGacaggctctgtccctgctgtcgctgcagggctgctttccACTGGAATCACCAGAGCATGAGGACAGGGCGGGTGTGCTCTGACAAACACCATGTGCATCCTGCCAGGAACGAGCAGGGCCCAAGGAACTCcttgcagcaggcagcagccggagctgacagctctgcaaACAGGCCTAAACCTCCTGTCCCAGAACTCTCCTCCCCTTTACCTTCCTGAGAACCAGCTCTGAGGCTCGATGCTCCAGCACCAGTGCATTGAACCGTGCTCCCAGGAGCTGAATCTCCTGTTTCAGCCTGGCACACTTGTACTTGGAGGCTTTCTCATCCTCTTTTTGCtgattttccccttcctccatGATGTGTTGGATTTCAGCCTTGCAGTCCTTGGCCAGATCTTCCATGCTGGTTTTGAGGTTTTCGATCATTTTGTCCTTCCTGTTAAGCTAGACCAGAAAACAAGAGGACTGTCTTTAGGAAATGCCCCTGAGGCATAAGGTgggcaggagaagaaaaaacattgcaaaGGTGGACGAGATCCAAGAAAGGACCCTCAGAAGCTGGCTCAAGTAGCACCAGGGACCTGCTACTGCCAGCTGAGGGAAGAGTTAGATTTCCACAGGAGCTTTGGAAACTTTCCCTTGGCTCCTCTGGGAATGGGTTAGTAAAGGCACAGAGCAAGCAAACCATCCCAAGCCTCACTGGCACTGCCACCTGAGGAGCAGCCAAAACAGATTCCCTGGAGTAGCCTCGTGGCTCCCTCAAGGGCTGGATCAGGCTCCAAGTGACTGTCTGggggacacagctcagggagggAAATCCCCAGCTGGGATCAGTGAAACACATTTATTCACCGTGTCCTGGACAAGCTGCCAAATTGCACAGAAAAGTCTTGATTCCCAGAACTCCAcggagcagagggaaaggggaaagcaGGCCCTTGCCTCTGCCAGCAGTCAGCACCTTCTCAGCCAACCCCTCttgcagggaggagaaagagaagcacAGGTAGAAAACAAAGGATTGTTGTCAGGAGCTCTGGGCTTGGCACACAGGCTGGAAAAGTGCCTGGGAAGTGCCTGGTCAATTATCTGCACCTCAGCTGCAGATAAAATTAAAGATTCATGTAATTTGTATAATCACTGATTAATCACAAATGCTCCAAGGCAGCTGTTAGAGTTGGGAGTCACACAAATGTTGGTTTTAAGCAAGAGTGAAGACAGAgcagatattaaaaatgaattttagtCAGAGCAATCTCTGCCTGTaatgatttttcattctttcagcAGTAGGGAATGAAGCAGCTGGCACTGTCACCCTGCCAGGATACCACCACAGCAGTTTGTGCCTGTCCTGCCACTCCTCTGCAACTCAGGGACTTATGTTGTTTAAATTGGCCAGTGACAACAGATTCAAAACATGCCAAATTcgaattttaaacaaaatcaagCATGCAATAagcatttttcattatgttctacactgaaaatattatttttaagttttagaTTTGGTTTAGGAAGGATTTCCAGAACTTGCTCTTTAGGAACTGCAATAAAGAGATCTGTTTATAGTTACCAACGTTTTGTTCCAGTAACACTTGGTTGGAAAACACATTCACACAAGATCATACCTCCTCATCTCGAGTCTGGATGACTACtgccagctcttcctgcagagctgagatCGTTTCCGTGTTTTTCTCAACCCGGAGGGAAATGTCTTTCATGAAttgcatcttttccttctcttcatcaGGACTGGTCAGGAGCCTCTCGAGCATGAAATCCCGGAACTCCATAAAGGCTTTGATAAACACATCAGCTGGCGACTCTCTCACCCGAACTTTGTATTTCAGTCCATGGTAAAGCAAAGGGTTGGCCAGGAAGAGCCTCAGGATGTTTCTCAGGGAACATTTCAGGCGTTGCTCCACATCCCTCTTGCTCTCCTCATCTCCAGGGCTGGCAAGCAGGTGCTGTATTTCCACTGAAAGCTTCTGATGTTCCCGAAGGCTGCTTGTGATCTCAGGTCCCAGCATCCTAGCATACCTCTCCAAGGAGCCAATAACCCGTGGGATCAACCTGGTGATCTCCAGTTTGACAATGGTCTCATCCAAGACAGTTAGGATTCTTTCTGTCTCCGTGATATCAGGCTTTAACTGGCGTGGATCTAACACCTTCATGACTCCTAATGGgatccctgccctccctggagctgctaTGCCCTTCACAAAGGTTCTTTGCTCCAATGAGGATGCTTGGAGTGCAGCTGGATCCCCTGTTGCCATGGATTCAGTTAAACACCAGTGGCCTGGATGGTTTGAGGTCTAGAAAGGACACGGCAGCTCTTATACAAGGTGAGACTCTGGAAGAAAATCAAGGTCCCTGTGCTGTTCCTGTCACAAAATCTCCCTTCTTGGATTTTCTCTCTAAAAGGAAAACACGGCGACAGCTTTAGAGAAACAGTGTAATTTAGGAGAACATGAGAGTCTGAGATTATCCCGGAGTTCTCTCTGAATCTGGGCAGGGGGGTCAGGACATGAGCTTGTGGATTAGAGCTGGTCTCcgccccagagcagctgtcaaACACCCATGGGAAGGGGGTGATGGACTCCTGGCTTTGAAGGGTGGTGGGGAGGAAGCTCCCATCGGCTTCTGAGTAGCTGCTGAGGTAGAGCAGcacaaactgcagctctgcagtcccCACAGGGCTATGGAGAGGAACTTGGAGACCCCTGGGGCCACCCTGGAGGGAAGGGTAGGGTTCCCAATGGGAAAACGCTACGGGAAACCGCTACCCTTCCAGGCCTGTCCCTGTcagagggaggaggtgggagaggggatctggcagggacagggccgggaggaggagagagggaggggatggggacagccgTAGCGCGGGGGCCGCCAGGGAGTGAAGGGTCCCCTTGGTGAGGGTTTGGGACAGCAGGAGGGCCCAGGGACTGGGTAACACTCAGAGGTCCGGGGGGATTCTGGCTCGGGAGGACCTCCACGGGCGGGCGGGTGGCTGGGGGGCCGGTGCGGGAGGATCCAGGGAGGTCTGTGGGACCAGCGGCCCTGGGGCATCCCGGGGGTAGGACGGGGTGTCTCAGGAGTCGGTTACTGGGGGCTGCCGACCCCAGGCAGCCTCCACACCCTGCAGCGGCACTTAGTTCCaatcccgatcccgatcccgatcccgatcccgatcccgatcccgatcccgatcccgatcccggccccgatcccgatcccggccccggtcccgatcccgatcccggcCCCGGTCCCGCCGCCAGCACCTCCCGTTGCCAGGCGACCCGAGGGGGCGGGGCCTTCCCAGCCGTTAAGGGACAGCGGTGCTGGCCCCGCCCCTATGGATTGattggcagtgctgctgtccaaTGAGAAGTCCCGCGGCGGCCACTGCCAGGGGCAGGTTGCATCATGGCGCCCGCGGGGGCGGTGACGGGTGAGGGGGAAGAGGGGTCTCGTTCTCTCTGGGCTGCTCAGAGTTGGATTCGTAACAGCACGACAAGTAACTCGAAGAATAAACTTTATCCCCCCGAGGTCACACCTGCCAGGCGCGGGTGAGCCCAGTGGGTGTCCAGGAGCCCCGAGCGGGCTGTTTGGAAACAGAACACTGGAGAGTTCCCTTAAGCGGCGCTGTTAACCAGACTGATTTTACGGGCCATAAAAGTGATAACGAACCTCAGCTGATGAAGATGCTGATGTTGTACAGGCTGAGTTAACTGGTTACCTGTGAGCTGACATCAGCAAAGATGATGGCCCTTGAACACTAGAGTGCAACCGtgccctcagcctctgcccagGCAGTGACACGGACGCCTTCGGGAGAGCAGGATTTGGTTTCCAGCAGGAAACATGGCAAAACGCTGAATTCCAGGCCATGCTCACAGTGATGCTCTGTCCCTCACAagagctgccacagcacagtGGTGGAGTGGCCGTGGCCTCATGGGCAGCCTTGTCCTGGCTCCCAGCCTTACCCggcctgagcagctcctgtatttctgtgcagggagcagccaagTCCATTAATAAATCTGCAGTGCCCACTGCTCACCTATTCCCAACTGCTTCCCTACACAAAGCaaatgaggagctggaggtgggagATGTAGTGCGACCACCAGGTTGAGCTGGGCTTTCAGGTGTGGCACTGCTGAGGATGGATGAGGGGACACTTGGCCCTCCTTCCTGCCTGGGTATATCTGGTACcattgatttattaaaaaaatatggatattggtctaataccgatatccaactatgacggacaaagagtctctaacagtttgaagttagaaagtgtatgtttattacgacgccgggcagcgtgtgggatagctcccaaatacacaccgcaatttacagatgatcacagggtcttttttATGTACAAGACTGTtcaatacccaaaacacaaatgcatattcatgactctggtccatcccattccccgctttgtatggtaattagccaaaaagcaattaagcatgtgtagtctgttctttgaaatgggtcagtggtcctttttatggggtggggtctcaaaacgatgaagtaagatgggtcttcctcactttgactttttaaccttttagtgttggtgacacctggatcctgttttctcgagactatctgatttatgatcacattgtgttct
It encodes the following:
- the IQCD gene encoding dynein regulatory complex protein 10 gives rise to the protein MATGDPAALQASSLEQRTFVKGIAAPGRAGIPLGVMKVLDPRQLKPDITETERILTVLDETIVKLEITRLIPRVIGSLERYARMLGPEITSSLREHQKLSVEIQHLLASPGDEESKRDVEQRLKCSLRNILRLFLANPLLYHGLKYKVRVRESPADVFIKAFMEFRDFMLERLLTSPDEEKEKMQFMKDISLRVEKNTETISALQEELAVVIQTRDEELNRKDKMIENLKTSMEDLAKDCKAEIQHIMEEGENQQKEDEKASKYKCARLKQEIQLLGARFNALVLEHRASELVLRKEKCKAEMEIQKWVQKYDIDMTEKQATYDGLQAAYNDEKDQLSLLMEKHALLLQEYTEIEEERRRLKEKEEEAARIEARRNDAATCIQAFWKGYLVRSVYKSKLKKGKGKGRGKGKK